Genomic window (Mycolicibacterium smegmatis):
GCCGACGCCCACGGCGTCGACGTCGACGCCGACTACGCCGAGGGACGCCCGCCCACCGTGAACGACCCCGATGAGACGGCGCTCGCCCGCGAGGTGATCATCGAGACCCTCGGTGAGAACCGATATGCCCCGCTGGCCAACCCCTTCACCGGTGCGGAGGACTTCGCACGGGTACTCGACGAGGTGCCCGGATGCTTCGTTGCACTCGGCGCGCTCCCGCCGGGCGCCGACCCCGACAAGGCGGCCTACAACCACAGTCCCCAGGCGGTGTTCGACGACTCGGTCCTGCCCGACGGCGCAGCACTTTACGCCGAACTCGCCCATCGCAGGCTCAACGTCAACTCGGGGGCCACATCCGGGGCCACGACCCAGAAAGGCCGCTGATGCACCAGACGATTCAACCCCGCACGACGTCACCGACCCGGCGTACGCCGCAACTGATCGGCACCGCGTTGGGCCACGCACTGGAGTGGTACGACTGGGGCATTTACGCGATCTTCGTGCCGTTCTTCGCCACCCAGTTCTTCGATGACAGCAACCAGTTGTCGGCGGTGTTGTCGAGCCTCGCGGTGTTCGCGGTCGGGTTCGTCGCACGCCCGGTCGGTGGATTCGTGTTCGGTTGGCTGGCCGATCGTGCCGGACGACGCACGGCGATGATGGCGACCGTGGTGACGATCGCCGCGGCGAGCTTCGCCATCGGCGTCGCACCGACATACGCCGAGATCGGCGCGTGGGCATCGCTGATCCTGCTGCTGGCCCGCATCGTTCAGGGTCTCGCCTGCGGCGGCGAACTGCCCTCGGCCCAGACCTACCTGTCAGAGATCGCCCCCGCGAATCGGCGCGGTGTCTGGTCGAGCATCATCTACATCTCCAGCGTCTTCGGCAACACAGTGGGTGTACTGCTCGGCCTGGTGCTGACGCTCACCCTGTCCGAGGCCGACATGCACGCCTACGGCTGGCGGATCCCGTTCCTCCTGGGCGGCGTGTTCGGTCTCGTGGCCATCTACATGCGACGAAAAATGCCCGAGACCGAGGCCTTCACCCAGGCGGATCGCCGACGCCCTCGACTGTGGCCCGAACTCGTCCGCCACCGCGGGCAGGCGCTGCGCGTCATCGGCCTGTCCGTCGGGTTCACGGTGTTCTACTACTCGTGGGTGGTGGCCGCACCCGCCTACGCGATCAGCTCGCTGCACGTGTCGTCGGCCGGGGCGCTGTGGGCCGGCGTGACGTCGAGCATCCTCCTGATGGCGTTGATGCCGTTGTGGGGCAGACTGTCTGATCGCATCGGTCGCAAACCCGTCCTGCTCATCTCGACGGTCGGTGGTGCGGCGACGCTCTTTCCGGTGCAGTTCCTGGTGCGCGACAGCGCCTGGCAACTGTTCGCGGGTATGACGATCGCCGCAGTGTTCATCTCCGCCGGGGTGTCCATCCTGCCCGCGGTGTACGCCGAGATGTTCCCCACCGGAATCCGTGCGCTCGGTCTGGCAGTGCCGTACTCCGTGGCCGTAGCGGTATTCGGCGGGACGGCCCCGTACCTGCAGACGTGGATCGGCGCGAACCTGGGACCGCTCTTCTACACCGGATACTGCGTGTTGCTGCTGCTGGCCTCCACACTGGTGATCATCAGGATGCCGGAGACCCGCGGAAAGGACCTGACGTGAATGCTTCCCTGCTCGACGCCCTTGCCGCCGCGCGGCCACGAATCATCGACCTCGCGCAACCTCTGCAGGAGGGAATGCCCTGCTCCCCCACACATCCCGGGTTCCGCATGGCGCTCAGCCGCAGGCACGGCGACGTCGCGCGTCCGGACGGGATGACGGGTTCACACGAAATGCTCGTCCTCGGCGGACACGTCGGCACCCACATGGACGCACTCGCCCACGTCGCGGTCGACGGCTACTTCCACGGCGGCACACCGGTCACCGTGACCGACGGACGCTATGCCAGTCACGGGATCGACGAGGTTCCACCGCTGGTATGCCGGGGTGTGCTCGTCGACGTGCCAAAACTGCGCGGTGTGGACCGCCTGCCTCCGGGCGAACCGGTCACCGCGGCAGATCTGCGTGACGCCGACATCCGCCACGGCGATGTCGTGCTCATCCGGACCGGGTGGGCGCAACTGTGGCACAACCCGGACGCCTACATCGGCACCGACAGCGGCGTGCCCGGTCTCACCACCGACGGTGCGCGACACCTTGTCGCAGCCGGTGCCCGCGTCGTCGGGGCCGACACCCTCGCACTTGAGCACATTCCCCCTGGAGCCGGCTTCGCCAACCTGCCTGTACATCGGATTCTCCTGCAGGACAGTGGGATGAACATCATCGAGGCAATGAACCTCGAAGCGCTGGCACACACCGGTGCGCGGGAGTTCGTGTTCGTCGGCGCTCCCCTGCCGGTCGTCGGGGCGACCGGCGCACCGATCCGACCGCTCGCGCTGGTGGAAGAGCAGCACGTTGGTAGCGGTGGACAGACATGAGGGGCCCTACACCGTCTTCGTCACAGGCTCGCTGGGTTCCGGCGCGGAATCTGATGCGCGTTCAACGTTGTCGAGATCGCGCTCTGAGGTTTCCGGAGCGAGGTATGCGGCGATGACCGTCAGCACGCTTGCCAACGAGATGTACATCGCGACAGCAGTCACCGAACCGGTGGTGTCCAGGAGGGTTGATGCGATCATGGGGGCAAAGCCGCCGCCGACGACTCCGATGAGCATGTAGCCCAACGACACTCCGGTGTAACGGAAGCGGGTGTCGAACAGTTCGGCGATGAACGCCGCGAGCACACCGTACATCGCACCCTGGAACACCATGGCCACGGATACCGCCAGAACCATCAGAGCGAAGTTTCCGGTTCCCATCAACGGATACACCGCAAACGCCCACACTGCCATCCCCACACCGCCCACAAGGAATGGGACACGGCGCCCGAGCCGGTCACTGAGTCGTCCGAAGCAGAGAATTGACAGCAACTGGACAACCGCACCGACCGATATCGCGTTCAGTACGGCAGACCTGGAGATGTCGGTGTGCTGAGTCACGTACGACAGTGAGAACACATTGATCACGAAATACGCGACCTGTTGGCCAAGTCCGAGAAGCACCACGAGCAGAATCATTTTGGGCGCGTATCGCAGCACCTGCAAGATGGGGGCCTTGGCCTCCTGAGTTCCGTGCCGGCGGCTCCGGGTGAATACAGATGACTCCATGATCTTCACCCGAATCAACAGGCCCACCAACACCAGGGGTGCACTGAGCAAGAATGGAACTCGCCAACCCCATGCCAAGAACTGTTCTTCGGTCATGAGAGCGCTCACCGCTGACAGGGTGGCAGTCGACAGCAGGAATCCGATCGGCGAGGCCGATTGTGTCCAACTACCAGCAGAACCTCGCGTGTGTTCAGCTCCGTCCTGTTCGACCACCATCAATACGGCGCCGCCCCATTCACCGCCGATGCCTATGCCTTGAATCAGCCGGCACAACACCAACAGGATGGGCGCGAGAATACCGATCGTGCTGTAGGTGGGCAGAAGCCCGATTGCCACTGTCGCCGCGCCCATCAGCAAGATGGTCGTGACAAGCGCCGCCTTGCGTCCCACTCGGTCACCGATGTGACCGAAGATGATGCCGCCGACCGGCCGGGCGAAGAACCCCACACCAAATGTTGCCAGTGCCAATAACGTACCCACCGCCGGCGCCATGTCCGGAAAGAACAATTTGCCGAACACCAGCGCGGCTACGGATCCGTAGATGTTGAAGTCGTACCACTCGATCGTGGTACCGACCATGCTCGCGATGACCGTGCGCCGACGGCCCGATCCTCGGGCGGAGGTGTCAGTCGGTGCATCAGGAACTGAAGGGCTCATGTTGTCCTCGATAGTTGTTCGTAATGCCGGAAATCACGGGGTCGCAATATGGCACCGCCCCATGGTCTGAGTGTCACGAGAACGGTCTCGTGAGGTGTGTGCGTGCGTATTCGTCACCGCCACTGATGCGCAGATCTTTCTGGCGCTCCGAATCACGTCCTTGCTAGCGTCTCGCCGGCCAGACCTGCACCATGAGACAGTCGAGATCCCCAGCGCGCGTCCAAGGGGGCTGCCCCCACCATCGCCAGGCACACCGCGAGTGTGACCGCGACTGAATCCAGCACGGGGACACCGAGTTCGGCTTCGAGCGCCTCGACCGCGTCGGCGCCACGCAGATTGGTGCAGACGTACGCAATCGCGTCAGGGGCGGCTGCGGCGACGTGGCGAGTGGGGCTGCCCAACTCGTGCGGTTGTATTCGGGCGATGTCGGTCGTCTCGGTGAGGCCGAAGCCCTGCGTTGAGATAACCGTCACGCCTTCTGCACGGTAGGACTCACCGATCCTGGCATTCATGTAGTCGGGGTATGGCGTGACAATGCCGAGCCGGTGGACACCAAGGGCGCCGAACACCGCCATGAACGCCAGGGTGCTGGTGACGGCCCGCACTCCTGTCGCCCGAGAGATCGCATCAGTGATCGCGCGGTCGTGAGAGGTGCCCAACCAGGACCCGGCCGTGCCGTTCCAGGCGATCAGGTCGACGTCGGCGGTGGCGAGCAGAGTAGCGGCCGCCTGCATTGCCCCAGTGTCGAACTGGGCGTCTGACGTATCGTCGAGACCGACCCGTGTTACCGGCGTACGAGTGAAGTGGACGGTCACGTCGCACCGATTGTCGAGCATCCGGTAGGTCAGAGGCTCCAGGCACGTGTTCGAGGACGGCACGATCATCCCGATGCGCGCCGTCTTCCTCACGTTCGGGTCCGAATCATCAGACCGCACGGGTGATGCCGCCGTCATTGGTGATCGTGGTGCCGTTGAGGTATGCCGCCCGCGGCGATGCCAGAAACGCGATCGAGTAGGCGATGTCGCGGGCGCTGGGGATGTACGGCAAAGGGAGGCCGGCCAGGAACCGTTCCTCGGCCTCCTCCGGAGTGCAGTTCCAGTCCCGGGCGTTTGCGGCGAACTGTTTGACCAGGCGAGCTGTCCGGACCGGTCCCGGGCACACCGTGTTGATGATGACTCCTTGGGCCCCGACCTGCAGTGACAGGGACTTGCTGAAATTCAGGATCGCCGCGTTCGCGGCGGCTCCCGGCATGTGGTATTCCAGCGCCTGCTTACCGGAGTTGCCCGCAACGTTGACGATTCGTCCACTACCTGTCTTCAACAGATGTGGCAGAGCCGCGCGAGTCATCCGAATGAACCCGAACAGCTTGAGATTGATGTCTGCCACCCACTGCTCATCGGTGATGTCACCAAAGCCGCCGAAGGATGATGCGCCGGCATTGTTGATCAGGATGTCCAGGCCGCCGAGTTCATCGACGGCGTCGTTCACCACCGCATCGAACACCGATTTGTCGCTGAGGTCGGCGGCAAGCGGTACGGCCTTGACGCCTGTCTTGGACGCGATAGAGTCGCAACCCTCTTTGAGCACATTCGCGCGGCGGGCCACCAAGGCCACATCGACGCCCTCTTCTGCGAGTAGTTCGGCCGCAGCGAGGCCGATGCCATCGCTGGCACCCGAGATCAACGCCCGCTTGCCCTTCAAACCCAGGTCCACGGCTTCTCCCTACCTATCGAGTGTCGTATCTAATTGGGAAACTGCGAATTTCGTTATCACGGATGACCAGCACCGGCCG
Coding sequences:
- a CDS encoding cyclase family protein, with translation MNASLLDALAAARPRIIDLAQPLQEGMPCSPTHPGFRMALSRRHGDVARPDGMTGSHEMLVLGGHVGTHMDALAHVAVDGYFHGGTPVTVTDGRYASHGIDEVPPLVCRGVLVDVPKLRGVDRLPPGEPVTAADLRDADIRHGDVVLIRTGWAQLWHNPDAYIGTDSGVPGLTTDGARHLVAAGARVVGADTLALEHIPPGAGFANLPVHRILLQDSGMNIIEAMNLEALAHTGAREFVFVGAPLPVVGATGAPIRPLALVEEQHVGSGGQT
- a CDS encoding MFS transporter is translated as MSPSVPDAPTDTSARGSGRRRTVIASMVGTTIEWYDFNIYGSVAALVFGKLFFPDMAPAVGTLLALATFGVGFFARPVGGIIFGHIGDRVGRKAALVTTILLMGAATVAIGLLPTYSTIGILAPILLVLCRLIQGIGIGGEWGGAVLMVVEQDGAEHTRGSAGSWTQSASPIGFLLSTATLSAVSALMTEEQFLAWGWRVPFLLSAPLVLVGLLIRVKIMESSVFTRSRRHGTQEAKAPILQVLRYAPKMILLVVLLGLGQQVAYFVINVFSLSYVTQHTDISRSAVLNAISVGAVVQLLSILCFGRLSDRLGRRVPFLVGGVGMAVWAFAVYPLMGTGNFALMVLAVSVAMVFQGAMYGVLAAFIAELFDTRFRYTGVSLGYMLIGVVGGGFAPMIASTLLDTTGSVTAVAMYISLASVLTVIAAYLAPETSERDLDNVERASDSAPEPSEPVTKTV
- a CDS encoding SDR family oxidoreductase gives rise to the protein MISGASDGIGLAAAELLAEEGVDVALVARRANVLKEGCDSIASKTGVKAVPLAADLSDKSVFDAVVNDAVDELGGLDILINNAGASSFGGFGDITDEQWVADINLKLFGFIRMTRAALPHLLKTGSGRIVNVAGNSGKQALEYHMPGAAANAAILNFSKSLSLQVGAQGVIINTVCPGPVRTARLVKQFAANARDWNCTPEEAEERFLAGLPLPYIPSARDIAYSIAFLASPRAAYLNGTTITNDGGITRAV
- a CDS encoding maleate cis-trans isomerase family protein; translated protein: MRKTARIGMIVPSSNTCLEPLTYRMLDNRCDVTVHFTRTPVTRVGLDDTSDAQFDTGAMQAAATLLATADVDLIAWNGTAGSWLGTSHDRAITDAISRATGVRAVTSTLAFMAVFGALGVHRLGIVTPYPDYMNARIGESYRAEGVTVISTQGFGLTETTDIARIQPHELGSPTRHVAAAAPDAIAYVCTNLRGADAVEALEAELGVPVLDSVAVTLAVCLAMVGAAPLDARWGSRLSHGAGLAGETLART
- a CDS encoding MFS transporter, whose protein sequence is MHQTIQPRTTSPTRRTPQLIGTALGHALEWYDWGIYAIFVPFFATQFFDDSNQLSAVLSSLAVFAVGFVARPVGGFVFGWLADRAGRRTAMMATVVTIAAASFAIGVAPTYAEIGAWASLILLLARIVQGLACGGELPSAQTYLSEIAPANRRGVWSSIIYISSVFGNTVGVLLGLVLTLTLSEADMHAYGWRIPFLLGGVFGLVAIYMRRKMPETEAFTQADRRRPRLWPELVRHRGQALRVIGLSVGFTVFYYSWVVAAPAYAISSLHVSSAGALWAGVTSSILLMALMPLWGRLSDRIGRKPVLLISTVGGAATLFPVQFLVRDSAWQLFAGMTIAAVFISAGVSILPAVYAEMFPTGIRALGLAVPYSVAVAVFGGTAPYLQTWIGANLGPLFYTGYCVLLLLASTLVIIRMPETRGKDLT